One stretch of Arthrobacter polaris DNA includes these proteins:
- the glgX gene encoding glycogen debranching protein GlgX: MWPGRDHPLGARVDAGGTNFALFSDGAQAVQLCLFDQDGKETRLQLTEVDAYVWHGYVPGVGSGQRYGYRVDGPWDPANGLRFNAAKLLLDPYAKGIDGVLRWGQPVFAYELGEPLTRNDEDSAAHTYRSVVVDDYFDWSDEYGNTDXKPDIPYSQSIIYEAHVKGLTALHPDVPKEQRGTYAAVAHXSVIAHLKKLGVTAVELMPVHQFVQDERLLAQGLRNYWGYNTIGFFAPHNEYATSSDPCDHVREFKEMVKELHRNSLEVILDVVYNHTAEGNDLGPTLSFKGIDNDAYYRLQDQDKQHYLDYTGTGNSLNVRQPHSLQLIMDSLRYWVQEMHVDGFRFDLAATLAREFYDVDKLSAFFDMVQQDPVVSQVKLIAEPWDLGPGGYHVGNFPPQWTEWNGKFRDTVRDFWRGEPATLGEFASRLTGSADLYGHSGRRXVASINFVTAHDGFTLADLVSYNNKHNEANGEQNRDGESHNRSYNHGXEGPTSDMDVRELRARAQRNFLTTLMLSQXVPMLLHGDELGRSQNGNNNAYAQDSALTWIGWDTADADLVDFVSRLGRLRAXHPVFRRRRFFDGRPVERGHDGALADIVWLRXDAAPMSASDWDSGFGHSIGVFLNGGGIPDCDAWGKDVVDDCFLMLFNGGQNAVDFTLPXEDYASRWVVEIHTDGVSANEFTAGATVSVTSGSVLVLRAPERN; encoded by the coding sequence ATGTGGCCGGGCAGGGATCATCCACTGGGAGCCCGCGTGGATGCTGGCGGCACCAACTTTGCGTTGTTCAGCGACGGTGCCCAAGCAGTGCAGCTGTGCTTGTTCGATCAGGACGGTAAAGAAACACGCTTGCAGCTCACAGAAGTGGATGCCTACGTCTGGCACGGGTATGTTCCCGGTGTCGGCTCCGGCCAACGCTATGGGTACAGGGTTGATGGCCCGTGGGACCCCGCGAACGGGCTGAGATTCAACGCGGCCAAGCTACTCCTTGACCCTTATGCGAAAGGGATAGACGGTGTACTGAGATGGGGTCAGCCGGTCTTTGCCTATGAGCTAGGGGAGCCGTTGACCCGCAATGACGAAGACTCTGCGGCCCACACCTATCGCAGCGTAGTAGTCGACGACTATTTCGACTGGTCTGATGAATACGGCAATACCGACNAAAAGCCAGATATTCCGTATTCCCAAAGCATTATCTACGAGGCCCACGTCAAAGGGTTGACTGCACTGCACCCCGACGTCCCCAAAGAACAGCGTGGCACGTATGCCGCCGTGGCACACNCCTCCGTTATTGCCCACCTCAAGAAGCTTGGCGTCACCGCGGTGGAGCTCATGCCCGTCCATCAGTTCGTCCAGGATGAGCGGCTGCTTGCGCAGGGGCTTCGCAATTACTGGGGTTACAACACCATCGGTTTCTTTGCCCCGCACAATGAATACGCCACGAGTTCTGACCCGTGCGATCACGTCCGCGAGTTCAAAGAGATGGTCAAGGAATTGCACCGCAACTCTCTGGAAGTGATCTTGGATGTGGTTTACAACCACACCGCTGAGGGAAATGATTTGGGCCCCACGCTGTCTTTCAAGGGCATCGACAATGACGCTTATTACAGGTTGCAAGACCAGGACAAGCAGCATTATCTGGACTACACCGGAACAGGGAACTCCCTGAATGTTCGCCAGCCCCACTCGCTGCAATTGATCATGGACTCGTTGCGGTATTGGGTACAGGAGATGCATGTTGATGGATTCCGTTTTGATTTAGCGGCCACCTTGGCCCGTGAATTTTACGACGTCGATAAACTTTCGGCCTTCTTCGACATGGTCCAACAAGACCCTGTTGTTTCACAGGTGAAGCTGATTGCTGAACCGTGGGACTTGGGCCCTGGAGGCTACCATGTAGGGAACTTTCCGCCACAGTGGACCGAATGGAACGGCAAGTTCCGTGACACCGTCCGCGACTTTTGGCGCGGTGAGCCAGCCACCCTTGGAGAGTTCGCCTCTCGCCTGACAGGTTCCGCAGATCTCTACGGACACTCGGGACGGCGCNCCGTGGCCTCCATCAACTTTGTCACCGCCCATGATGGTTTCACCTTGGCCGATCTGGTGAGTTACAACAACAAGCACAATGAGGCCAACGGGGAACAGAACCGTGACGGTGAATCCCATAACCGCTCCTACAACCACGGGNTGGAAGGACCTACCAGCGACATGGATGTGCGGGAGCTGCGGGCTAGGGCGCAGCGTAACTTTCTCACCACGCTCATGCTCTCCCAGNGAGTGCCGATGCTCCTGCACGGTGATGAGCTGGGCCGGAGTCAAAACGGCAACAACAATGCCTACGCCCAAGACTCGGCACTGACCTGGATCGGTTGGGACACGGCCGACGCCGACCTGGTTGACTTTGTCTCCCGGCTGGGACGGTTGCGGGCGNCACACCCGGTGTTCCGCCGTCGTAGGTTCTTCGACGGGCGCCCTGTGGAACGCGGTCACGATGGCGCGCTGGCGGACATTGTGTGGCTGCGCNCCGACGCAGCGCCCATGTCGGCGTCGGACTGGGACAGCGGCTTTGGCCACAGCATCGGTGTGTTCCTCAACGGTGGCGGCATCCCAGACTGTGATGCTTGGGGCAAGGACGTGGTTGATGACTGTTTCTTGATGTTGTTCAACGGTGGGCAGAACGCGGTGGACTTTACCCTGCCGNGGGAGGACTACGCCTCACGGTGGGTGGTGGAAATCCATACTGACGGCGTTTCAGCCAACGAGTTCACAGCCGGTGCCACCGTCTCTGTCACCTCCGGATCTGTGCTGGTGCTGCGCGCGCCGGAGCGCAACTAG
- a CDS encoding S8 family serine peptidase: protein MVSVGALPATANPGGQGTTSLTQTSIDPLLYQAGRYIVVMAEQPIAMYDGGTPGLAPTKPEAGQKLDATRSEVQQYQAHLESKQAEVAKTENVTVKRTFTAALNGFSADLSAEQALALAKDPAVLAVAQDTENAPDYSSTDFLGLSGPNGSWNTSFGGVGKAGEGVVVGVIDTGYTPSSPFFAGEEVKPLTGEPQVGVPYRTADGQIAMLKANGETFSGECQVGTETGADFDGTACNSKVLSAHYFADDFIKYVAPENRAPQEVLSPVDVSSHGTHTASTAAGNADIRATIGDRDLGITGGVAPAAKISVYKICWEDNDPGTGGCYSSSAVAAINQAILDGVDVLNYSISGSTSTTTDPVSLAFLSATSAGIFVAASAGNSGPTAGTVNHGAPWVTTVAASSFSSELQGTAEFSDGTKFRGASIMMENVPPSPVLLATTAAAAGAANPELCGPNSLDAAQVTGKVVVCDRGVIDRTAKSAEVKRAGGVGMILTNVTVSSEDVDLHAVPTVHVNPPATQIIKDKIAATPDILVALVDKDTTGLPVAPQPQIAGFSSRGPLGATGSDLLKPDIAAPGVAVLAGVSPIATGGAQFGMMSGTSMASPHVAGFAALLMAVNTTWSPATVKSAMMTTATNVVNADGSKNNDVFATGAGQSAVAKALTPGLAYNAGDTEYLEFIQGTGMDLGIPDLGSTAPRDMNVASFGVGELAGKVTVTRTVTALKPGLYRATAQVPGVNVKVTPSVLNFSAAGDQRTFKVTFENVSAALGTFAMGSLSWQGAGATVTSPVAVRPMPVLVAPEVAFTSKRAKGSGNIPVVSGTNSPVNMTLDGLSKADSSAIALVPGPLVVGTNPSNVIKEVTVPKGTKLAKFQVISSDPNADFDMIVFNPQGGFSDVRSGSSSETLSLANPAPGTYTVLANLYSSAGDTPVAATIDAAVLGDNVGNASVSPNPLVLANGKSGNVTLSWKGLKPGSYLGRVTFGDTGTQTFVSVIVSPKGTAVVPDTEEPNSGKPIKDKKALSLFPDAQPLTDLQQ from the coding sequence ATGGTCTCAGTNGGGGCATTGCCAGCCACGGCCAACCCGGGCGGGCAGGGAACAACCAGCCTCACCCAAACGTCCATCGATCCGCTGCTTTACCAGGCCGGCCGCTACATTGTAGTGATGGCCGAGCAGCCCATCGCCATGTACGACGGCGGTACCCCAGGACTGGCGCCCACCAAACCAGAGGCGGGCCAGAAGCTTGATGCCACGCGGTCCGAGGTCCAACAGTACCAAGCGCACCTTGAGAGCAAGCAGGCGGAGGTGGCCAAAACAGAAAACGTCACAGTCAAACGCACGTTCACGGCCGCTCTCAACGGCTTCTCCGCCGATCTTTCAGCTGAACAAGCCTTGGCACTTGCCAAAGATCCAGCCGTTTTGGCTGTTGCGCAGGACACCGAGAATGCGCCCGACTATTCCAGCACTGACTTCTTGGGTCTCAGCGGTCCCAACGGAAGCTGGAATACCTCCTTCGGTGGAGTAGGCAAGGCTGGCGAAGGCGTGGTGGTGGGCGTCATCGATACCGGTTACACNCCNTCAAGCCCGTTCTTCGCCGGCGAAGAAGTCAAACCGTTGACGGGCGAGCCCCAAGTGGGCGTGCCCTACCGCACCGCAGACGGCCAAATCGCCATGTTGAAGGCCAATGGCGAAACGTTCTCCGGNGAATGTCAAGTGGGCACGGAGACGGGAGCCGATTTTGATGGCACCGCGTGTAATTCCAAAGTCCTCAGCGCCCACTATTTTGCCGATGACTTCATCAAATATGTGGCGCCGGAGAACCGTGCACCGCAAGAAGTGCTATCCCCAGTGGATGTGTCCAGTCACGGAACGCACACCGCCAGCACTGCCGCCGGCAACGCCGACATCAGAGCTACCATCGGTGACCGGGACCTGGGCATCACCGGCGGAGTAGCNCCCGCCGCTAAAATTTCGGTCTACAAGATCTGCTGGGAGGACAACGATCCTGGCACAGGCGGTTGCTATTCATCCTCCGCTGTTGCAGCCATCAACCAGGCCATCCTGGACGGCGTGGATGTGCTGAACTATTCCATCTCTGGTAGCACTTCAACCACCACAGACCCCGTCTCATTGGCTTTCTTGTCCGCAACTTCGGCGGGAATCTTTGTTGCTGCTTCTGCCGGCAATTCGGGGCCCACAGCGGGGACCGTCAACCACGGCGCTCCGTGGGTAACCACTGTGGCCGCTTCCTCCTTCTCCTCCGAGCTTCAGGGCACAGCGGAGTTCTCCGATGGCACCAAATTCCGCGGCGCCAGCATCATGATGGAGAACGTGCCGCCAAGCCCCGTGCTTTTGGCCACAACAGCTGCCGCTGCCGGTGCTGCTAATCCTGAACTGTGCGGACCCAATTCATTGGACGCCGCCCAAGTTACCGGCAAGGTGGTGGTGTGTGACCGTGGAGTGATTGACCGTACCGCCAAGAGCGCCGAAGTCAAGCGTGCCGGTGGTGTGGGCATGATCCTCACGAATGTCACCGTTTCCTCCGAGGACGTGGACCTACATGCAGTACCTACCGTCCACGTGAACCCTCCGGCAACCCAGATCATCAAGGACAAGATCGCCGCTACCCCGGACATCTTGGTCGCTTTGGTGGACAAGGACACAACGGGCTTGCCGGTGGCGCCGCAGCCGCAGATTGCTGGCTTCTCTTCCCGCGGGCCGTTGGGAGCAACGGGTTCGGATCTTCTCAAACCGGACATCGCCGCCCCTGGTGTAGCCGTATTGGCTGGCGTTTCACCTATCGCCACCGGCGGTGCCCAGTTTGGCATGATGTCTGGAACGTCCATGGCGTCCCCACATGTTGCCGGTTTTGCCGCACTTCTCATGGCCGTGAACACCACGTGGTCACCGGCAACGGTGAAGTCCGCGATGATGACCACAGCCACCAACGTGGTCAACGCCGACGGCAGCAAGAACAATGATGTGTTTGCCACAGGCGCAGGCCAGAGCGCCGTAGCCAAAGCGCTCACGCCGGGGTTGGCTTACAACGCTGGCGATACCGAGTACCTGGAATTCATCCAGGGAACAGGCATGGATCTAGGCATACCGGATCTGGGTAGTACCGCACCGCGAGACATGAACGTGGCATCCTTTGGCGTGGGTGAGCTGGCCGGAAAAGTCACCGTCACCCGGACCGTCACCGCACTGAAGCCNGGGCTCTACCGTGCCACGGCACAGGTTCCAGGAGTCAACGTCAAAGTCACACCCTCTGTGCTGAACTTTTCCGCAGCAGGCGACCAGCGCACGTTCAAAGTGACCTTTGAAAACGTCTCAGCAGCCCTGGGTACCTTCGCCATGGGCAGCCTGTCCTGGCAAGGTGCCGGCGCTACTGTGACGTCACCGGTTGCTGTGCGTCCCATGCCCGTACTTGTGGCCCCGGAGGTGGCTTTCACCTCCAAAAGGGCNAAAGGTAGCGGAAATATTCCGGTAGTTTCAGGCACTAACTCCCCAGTGAATATGACGCTGGATGGGCTGTCCAAGGCCGATTCAAGCGCCATTGCACTGGTTCCGGGCCCGCTCGTCGTGGGCACTAATCCGTCCAACGTCATCAAGGAAGTGACTGTGCCGAAGGGGACAAAGCTGGCGAAGTTCCAGGTCATTTCCTCGGACCCCAACGCCGATTTTGACATGATCGTGTTCAATCCGCAGGGCGGGTTCAGTGATGTCAGGTCCGGTTCCTCCAGTGAAACACTGTCGCTGGCAAACCCGGCACCGGGAACGTACACGGTGCTGGCCAACCTGTATTCCAGCGCTGGCGACACACCTGTTGCGGCAACCATTGACGCTGCCGTCCTGGGCGACAACGTTGGGAACGCCTCGGTGTCACCGAACCCGCTGGTATTGGCCAACGGCAAGTCCGGCAACGTGACGCTGAGTTGGAAGGGACTGAAGCCAGGCTCCTACTTGGGCCGAGTTACCTTCGGTGACACGGGCACGCAGACATTTGTTTCCGTCATCGTCTCNCCCAAGGGCACGGCTGTTGTTCCCGATACGGAAGAGCCCAACAGCGGGAAGCCGATCAAGGACAAGAAGGCGTTGTCCTTGTTCCCTGACGCGCAACCACTGACAGATCTACAGCAGTAG
- the mgrA gene encoding L-glyceraldehyde 3-phosphate reductase, which translates to MTFHAAENRYETMPYRRVGRSGLKLPAISLGLWHNFGDDKPFEDQRDILRRAFDLGINHFDLANNYGPPAGSAETNFGRHLKEDFAAHRDELVISTKAGYLMWPGPYGXWGSRKSLLSSLDASLSRMGLDYVDIXYSHRPDPDTXMEETMXALDHAVRSGKALYAGISSYTPAQTLEAARILQEMGTPLLIHQPSYSMLNRWTENGEPNLYETLDAVGAGSIAFSPLAQGMLTDRYLKGVPADSRAAKEHFLHENDLTQEXMDRVRGLNDIAAGRGQSLAQMAIAWILREQPKGSPVTSALVGASSVAQLENTVAALTNLSFTXEELTAIDEFAVESDINRWAQK; encoded by the coding sequence ATGACTTTTCACGCCGCGGAAAACCGCTATGAAACCATGCCATACCGCAGAGTTGGACGCAGCGGACTGAAACTGCCTGCCATCTCGCTTGGTTTGTGGCACAACTTTGGGGACGACAAACCGTTTGAGGACCAGCGGGACATCCTGCGCCGGGCCTTCGATCTGGGTATCAACCATTTTGACTTGGCCAACAACTACGGCCCGCCGGCAGGAAGCGCGGAGACAAACTTTGGCCGCCACCTCAAGGAAGATTTCGCTGCCCACCGGGATGAGCTCGTCATCTCCACCAAAGCCGGCTATCTCATGTGGCCTGGGCCGTACGGGNAGTGGGGCTCGCGCAAGAGCCTGCTCTCCAGCTTGGATGCGTCGCTTTCACGCATGGGCCTTGACTATGTGGATATTNTTTACAGCCACCGCCCGGACCCGGACACCNCCATGGAAGAAACCATGNGGGCCTTGGATCACGCGGTCCGCTCCGGCAAGGCACTGTACGCCGGCATCTCCTCCTATACCCCGGCCCAGACCCTTGAGGCCGCCCGGATCTTGCAGGAAATGGGCACTCCGCTGCTGATCCACCAGCCCTCCTACTCCATGCTCAACCGCTGGACCGAGAACGGCGAGCCCAACCTGTATGAAACCCTCGACGCCGTCGGGGCAGGGTCTATTGCGTTCTCACCGCTGGCCCAGGGCATGCTTACTGACAGGTACCTCAAGGGCGTGCCAGCTGATTCCCGCGCCGCCAAGGAACACTTCCTGCACGAAAATGATCTGACCCAGGAANAGATGGACAGGGTTCGCGGACTCAATGACATCGCTGCTGGCCGTGGACAGTCGCTGGCTCAGATGGCCATCGCCTGGATTTTGCGTGAGCAGCCCAAGGGAAGCCCCGTTACCTCGGCGCTGGTGGGCGCTTCCAGCGTGGCACAACTGGAAAATACGGTCGCGGCGCTGACCAACTTGAGCTTCACANGGGAAGAGCTGACGGCGATCGATGAGTTCGCCGTCGAATCTGATATCAACCGGTGGGCGCAAAAGTAG
- a CDS encoding inositol-3-phosphate synthase, giving the protein MSNHPIRVAIVGVGNCAASLVQGVQYYQNADPSVKVPGLMHVMFGQYHVNDVQFVAAFDVDSKXVGLDLSEAIGASENNTIKIADVPNLSVPVLRGTTLDGLGKYYRETIVESDADPVDVVATLKAAQVDVLVCYLPVGSEAAAKFYAQCAIDAGVGFVNALPVFIAGTKXWADKFTAAGIPIVGDDIKSQIGATITHRVMAKLFEDRGVVLDRTYQLNVGGNMDFKNMLERERLESKKISKTQAVTSNTSAVLTEDDVHIGPSDYVAWLDDRKWAFVRLEGRNFGDAPVSLEYKLEVWDSPNSAGVIIDAIRATKIALDRGIGGPILSASSYFMKSPPEQYADDIAHEKVEAFIRGEI; this is encoded by the coding sequence GTGTCCAATCATCCTATTCGGGTTGCCATCGTCGGCGTGGGGAACTGTGCCGCGTCTTTGGTGCAGGGTGTCCAGTACTACCAAAATGCTGATCCCAGCGTTAAGGTTCCGGGCCTGATGCACGTCATGTTCGGCCAGTATCATGTCAACGATGTGCAGTTTGTCGCTGCATTTGACGTTGACAGCAAANAGGTCGGACTGGATCTCTCGGAGGCCATTGGGGCCAGCGAGAACAACACCATCAAGATCGCCGACGTTCCCAACTTGAGCGTTCCGGTGCTGCGTGGAACCACTCTTGACGGTCTTGGCAAGTACTACCGCGAGACCATTGTTGAATCTGACGCTGATCCTGTTGACGTTGTGGCAACATTGAAGGCCGCCCAGGTTGATGTCCTGGTCTGCTACCTTCCTGTTGGTTCAGAGGCAGCCGCGAAGTTCTACGCCCAGTGCGCCATCGACGCCGGTGTTGGCTTCGTCAACGCCCTGCCCGTATTCATTGCTGGCACCAAGNGGTGGGCAGATAAGTTCACTGCTGCTGGTATCCCGATCGTGGGCGATGACATCAAGTCCCAGATCGGTGCCACTATCACCCACCGTGTCATGGCAAAGTTGTTCGAAGACCGTGGTGTGGTTCTTGACCGCACATACCAGCTCAACGTTGGCGGCAACATGGACTTCAAGAACATGCTTGAGCGTGAACGCCTTGAATCCAAGAAGATCTCCAAGACCCAGGCTGTCACGTCCAACACCTCAGCAGTGTTGACCGAAGATGACGTCCACATCGGCCCGTCCGACTATGTTGCCTGGCTCGATGACCGCAAGTGGGCCTTCGTCCGCTTGGAAGGCCGTAACTTTGGTGACGCGCCCGTTTCCCTGGAGTACAAGCTGGAAGTATGGGATTCACCCAACTCGGCAGGTGTGATCATTGATGCCATCCGTGCAACAAAGATCGCTCTTGACCGCGGCATCGGCGGCCCCATCCTCTCCGCTTCAAGCTACTTCATGAAGTCCCCGCCGGAGCAGTACGCGGATGACATCGCCCACGAAAAGGTTGAAGCCTTCATCCGCGGCGAAATCTAA
- a CDS encoding glycosyltransferase, whose protein sequence is MHQVRRVAMLSLHTSPLEQPGGGDAGGMNVYVHQLALELAATGVAVDIYTRRTASSQPYSVALAPLVTVHHIEAGPFTKVSKEALPELITDMADAVASHIGALAGEPVTVIHSHYWVSGMAGILVAQALDLPLVHTMHTMARVXNDHLPPGQSAEPSIREDGEQHIVAAATRLIANTTAEAAELEGHYDGCEQRIDVVSPGVDLKVFKPAFRDRSRQLLGISPGRFHVVFAGRMQRLKGPHVLVKAAALLRAERPDIDLQLSXLGARSGNEKYDLVALIDDAGLAGTAAVHPPVGPEILADWYRSADVVAVPSSSESFGLVALEAQACGTPVIATNVGGLPRAVSDGRTGLLVESRSAALWADAIASLHDFSDTRADMGRAASVFAEAFGWXKTAAQTILSYDLALTYQYITPPGC, encoded by the coding sequence GTGCATCAGGTCCGACGCGTGGCCATGCTCTCCTTGCATACTTCNCCNCTTGAACAGCCAGGTGGCGGGGATGCCGGNGGCATGAACGTTTACGTCCACCAACTGGCCCTGGAACTGGCTGCCACGGGCGTGGCCGTGGATATTTATACCCGCAGGACTGCCAGTTCACAGCCCTACAGCGTTGCACTTGCCCCGCTGGTCACCGTCCACCACATCGAGGCTGGNCCCTTTACCAAGGTCTCCAAGGAGGCCCTGCCCGAACTCATCACGGACATGGCCGACGCCGTTGCCAGTCACATTGGCGCCCTGGCCGGAGAGCCCGTCACTGTCATTCATTCGCACTATTGGGTCTCTGGCATGGCCGGGATCCTGGTGGCCCAGGCGCTGGATCTGCCGCTGGTGCACACCATGCACACGATGGCCCGAGTCAANAATGACCACCTGCCGCCAGGGCAGAGCGCGGAGCCAAGTATTCGCGAGGACGGAGAGCAGCACATTGTTGCAGCTGCCACCCGACTGATCGCTAACACCACTGCCGAGGCCGCCGAGCTTGAGGGCCATTATGACGGCTGTGAGCAACGGATTGACGTGGTCTCNCCCGGCGTTGATCTGAAAGTTTTCAAGCCTGCTTTCAGGGACCGTTCGCGGCAGCTGCTGGGCATCTCTCCNGGACGCTTCCATGTGGTNTTTGCCGGGCGCATGCAGCGCCTGAAAGGACCGCACGTCCTAGTCAAGGCGGCCGCTTTGCTGCGCGCCGAGCGGCCCGACATCGACCTGCAACTGTCCTTNTTGGGCGCCCGTAGCGGCAATGAAAAGTATGATCTGGTGGCGTTGATTGACGACGCCGGTCTCGCCGGCACCGCCGCTGTGCACCCGCCTGTGGGCCCGGAAATACTTGCCGACTGGTACCGCAGCGCTGACGTTGTAGCTGTCCCTTCCTCCAGCGAGTCCTTTGGCCTGGTCGCNCTTGAAGCCCAAGCCTGCGGCACTCCCGTCATCGCCACCAACGTGGGCGGGCTNCCCCGTGCCGTCAGCGATGGGCGCACGGGCCTGCTGGTGGAGAGCAGGTCAGCGGCATTATGGGCGGATGCCATCGCCTCTCTGCACGATTTCAGTGACACCCGGGCTGACATGGGCCGGGCCGCCTCCGTCTTTGCAGAGGCATTCGGGTGGGANAAAACTGCCGCCCAAACAATCCTCAGTTACGATCTGGCGTTGACGTACCAATACATCACTCCGCCCGGCTGCTGA
- a CDS encoding glycoside hydrolase family 13 protein — MATSVSAAVPAASAADALWWRQAAVYQIYPRSFADTNGDGVGDLPGVTARMGYLSALGIDAIWLSPFYPSALADGGYDVDDYRNVDPRLGSLDDFDTMVAAAHEAGIRIIVDVVPNXPSNRHEWFKAALASAPGSPERARYQXFDGLGTDGELPPSDWPSHFGGAAWTRVVETAGPRAGLLGQWYLHLFATEQPDFNWDHPEVREDFRTTLRFWADRGVDGFRVDVAHGLAKDMSLPLRSKPSLEILVNDGSDPLFDRDAVHAIFAGWRSVLNEYNPPKAAVAEAWVPFTERRLKYARPTELGQAFNFDLLQAHFDGAEFRTIAXKCLFEAAASGASSTWVFSNHDVVRHASRYAAPDDSTLEVLEAWLMADGATPVPDLARGVRRARAATLFMLGLPGSAYLYQGEELGLFEVADLPAGSLQDPTWFRTGKKVKGRDGCRVPLPWSASAVNFGFGGTPWLPQPQWFAALAVDAQDGVAGSTLEMYRAALKLRRELQAQESLEWLSEPGADVVHYRRPNGWQVLTNFGGVPAALPAGVDLSKLALSSGAAPGATIPAETTLWLTLNPQTPHHF, encoded by the coding sequence ATGGCCACCTCCGTTTCCGCCGCTGTTCCTGCTGCCAGCGCCGCTGATGCCCTGTGGTGGCGTCAGGCTGCCGTCTACCAGATCTACCCGCGCAGCTTCGCCGACACCAACGGCGACGGCGTGGGCGATTTACCCGGCGTCACGGCCCGCATGGGATATCTTTCGGCGCTGGGCATTGATGCGATCTGGCTGAGCCCGTTTTATCCCTCCGCACTGGCCGACGGCGGCTACGACGTCGACGATTACCGCAACGTCGATCCCCGGCTGGGCTCCTTGGACGATTTCGACACCATGGTGGCTGCGGCTCACGAGGCGGGCATCCGGATCATTGTCGATGTGGTGCCCAACCANCCCTCCAACCGGCACGAGTGGTTCAAGGCCGCGCTGGCTTCGGCGCCGGGGTCNCCCGAGCGCGCCAGATACCAGTTNTTTGACGGTTTGGGGACNGACGGCGAGCTGCCGCCCTCGGACTGGCCCTCCCACTTTGGCGGGGCTGCTTGGACCCGTGTGGTGGAGACTGCCGGGCCGCGTGCTGGCTTGCTGGGACAGTGGTATTTGCATCTGTTCGCCACCGAACAGCCCGATTTCAACTGGGATCACCCGGAGGTTCGTGAGGACTTCCGCACCACTTTGCGCTTCTGGGCTGATCGCGGCGTTGACGGTTTTCGCGTGGATGTGGCGCACGGGCTGGCTAAGGACATGTCGCTGCCGTTGCGGTCCAAGCCTTCGCTGGAAATCCTTGTTAACGACGGCTCCGACCCGCTCTTTGATCGCGATGCCGTGCATGCGATCTTCGCTGGTTGGCGTTCGGTGCTCAACGAGTACAACCCACCCAAGGCTGCTGTGGCGGAGGCTTGGGTGCCCTTCACTGAACGGCGTTTGAAGTACGCCCGCCCCACGGAACTGGGACAGGCCTTCAACTTTGATCTCCTGCAAGCGCACTTTGACGGTGCCGAGTTCCGCACCATCGCCGANAAATGCCTGTTCGAGGCCGCAGCATCCGGCGCGTCCTCAACGTGGGTATTTTCCAACCACGATGTTGTACGCCATGCTTCCCGCTATGCNGCCCCTGATGATAGCACCTTGGAAGTTCTCGAAGCTTGGCTGATGGCCGACGGCGCTACNCCCGTTCCCGATCTGGCGCGCGGTGTGCGCCGGGCCCGGGCCGCAACGTTGTTCATGCTGGGATTGCCCGGCTCGGCCTACCTGTACCAGGGCGAGGAGCTGGGACTNTTTGAGGTGGCGGACTTACCTGCTGGCTCGCTACAGGACCCCACGTGGTTCCGTACTGGGAAGAAGGTCAAGGGCCGCGACGGCTGCCGTGTGCCGCTGCCTTGGTCTGCCTCAGCAGTGAATTTCGGCTTTGGTGGTACCCCGTGGTTGCCGCAGCCACAGTGGTTTGCCGCTCTGGCCGTGGACGCCCAGGACGGCGTTGCCGGCTCAACACTGGAAATGTACCGGGCAGCCCTGAAACTGCGCCGTGAGCTGCAGGCACAGGAGTCGTTGGAATGGCTCAGCGAACCCGGTGCCGATGTGGTGCATTACCGCCGCCCCAACGGCTGGCAGGTGCTGACCAACTTTGGTGGCGTGCCCGCGGCGCTGCCAGCCGGCGTCGATCTTTCCAAACTGGCTCTCAGCTCAGGGGCAGCACCAGGGGCAACGATCCCCGCTGAAACAACCCTCTGGCTCACCCTTAACCCTCAGACGCCGCATCACTTTTGA
- a CDS encoding DUF559 domain-containing protein, with product MISDEDLQISTRARTWLDMARTLSLPELICQGDHLIRIPRPEFENRETPYATLAELRKIVGQHPNLQGIIHAREALELMRVGADSAPETLLRLAMFDAGLPEPDLQLALWDRPNSPSADAGYRARRIALQYDGAHHLDPLQRHSDRRRDKAFESAGWTVLNFTQADTVDEFQDAVIRIKGALRNAWVDPGTASGFTSGR from the coding sequence GTGATCTCTGATGAGGACTTGCAGATCAGCACCCGCGCACGCACGTGGCTGGACATGGCCCGCACGCTTTCCCTGCCCGAGCTGATATGCCAGGGTGATCACCTCATCCGTATTCCCCGGCCTGAGTTCGAGAACCGCGAAACCCCTTATGCCACCCTCGCTGAATTGCGGAAAATAGTTGGTCAGCATCCCAATCTCCAGGGGATTATTCATGCCCGCGAAGCCCTGGAACTCATGCGCGTCGGCGCTGATTCCGCNCCTGAAACCCTCCTGCGCCTAGCCATGTTCGACGCCGGGCTGCCGGAGCCTGACTTGCAGCTCGCCCTCTGGGATCGTCCCAACTCACCGTCAGCGGATGCGGGTTACCGTGCGCGGCGTATCGCCCTCCAGTACGACGGCGCCCATCACCTTGATCCGTTACAGCGTCACAGTGACCGGCGCCGGGATAAGGCTTTCGAATCCGCTGGCTGGACAGTACTGAACTTCACTCAAGCAGATACGGTTGACGAATTTCAAGATGCTGTGATTCGCATCAAAGGNGCCTTAAGGAACGCCTGGGTGGACCCTGGCACCGCGTCTGGTTTTACTTCTGGACGTTGA